In a single window of the Elaeis guineensis isolate ETL-2024a chromosome 6, EG11, whole genome shotgun sequence genome:
- the LOC105046667 gene encoding uncharacterized protein — protein sequence MEDFWWKIYRGDPGVPHTDPDRIVSTCVRTFAFSAVACFTSFARQQLSHHFNWDDRALMFDHHHRKKAMEKQQQISFGKSK from the exons aTGGAGGATTTCTGGTGGAAGATATATCGGGGGGATCCGGGGGTGCCGCACACCGACCCAGATCGGATCGTCAGCACATGCGTGCGCACCTTCGCCTTCTCCGCCGTCGCCTGCTTCACCTCCTTCGCGCGGCAGCAGCTCTCCCACCACTTCAA TTGGGATGACAGGGCCCTGATGTTTGATCACCATCATCGGAAGAAAGCTATGGAGAAGCAGCAGCAAATCAGTTT TGGAAAGAGTAAATGA
- the LOC105046668 gene encoding large ribosomal subunit protein uL13y has translation MRLLPGFLPLDKSPKTPTLNLPPPETRPQTPTLTLAAAAEMVSGSGICTRRVVVDARHHMLGRLASILAKELLNGQRVVVVRCEEICLSGGLVRQKMKFLRFLRKRMNTKPSHGPIHFRAPAKILWRTIRGMIPHKTKRGAAALARLKAYEGVPPPYDKTKRMVIPDALKVLRLQAGHKYCLLGRLSKEVGWSHYDIIRELEDKRKQRSQVAYERRKQLARLRMKAEKAAEEKLGSQLNILAPLKY, from the exons ATGCGATTACTCCCTGGCTTCCTTCCTCTAGATAAAAGCCCcaaaaccccaaccctcaacctCCCCCCTCCTGAAACCCGACCCCAAACGCCAACCCTAACTCTTGCAGCGGCGGCGGAAATGGTTTCCGGATCGGGGATTTGCACGAGGAGGGTGGTGGTGGACGCGCGCCACCACATGCTGGGCCGTCTGGCGTCGATCTTGGCGAAGGAGCTCCTTAATGGCCAGAGAGTTGTGGTGGTGCGGTGCGAGGAGATCTGCCTCTCGGGCGGCCTCGTCCGGCAGAAGATGAAGTTCCTCCGCTTCCTCCGCAAGCGCATGAACACCAAGCCCTCCCACGGCCCTATCCACTTCCGCGCCCCCGCGAAGATCCTCTGGCGCACCATCCGTGG GATGATCCCTCACAAGACCAAGCGTGGAGCTGCGGCGCTGGCGAGGCTCAAGGCCTACGAGGGCGTGCCGCCCCCCTACGATAAGACGAAGCGGATGGTTATCCCCGATGCTCTCAA GGTGTTGAGGCTTCAGGCAGGGCACAAGTATTGCTTGCTGGGCCGGCTATCTAAGGAGGTCGGATGGAGCCATTATGATATCATCAGA GAATTGGAGGATAAGAGGAAGCAGAGGTCTCAGGTTGCCTATGAGAGGAGGAAGCAGCTGGCAAGGCTCCGCATGAAGGCAGAGAAGGCAGCTGAAGAGAAGCTTGGCTCTCAACTCAACATTCTGGCCCCATTGAAGTATTGA
- the LOC140858603 gene encoding uncharacterized protein, which produces MRDLNIQFDQEAFIKRFELCQEKVARKFPELDLSFLGEESEDEAGPSPATTAIAAPLPGMPSSPTPAPECSAEALPLPLGIPLKSTIQRLKKEVLHLTKKSKKMEGELRRLREGHSEATAEATHFRNLHVKEIMEYSRRKADFAKELAECKKSTSDRIWAQAAKISALKVELSTAMGKIGQLGGSSSRLLARADGDQQWSKKVSDLQRQLQDAEVSHDVHRASWRRQVEEYKGRLRATTDEVARLQRQLANRAQLTSARDSDELQSLRGTVEGISVALGEKTAELQQLKIQLAYEQQVVTDAEAESEILRKRRREAEAESQRLRRALQDALQRRGELEEEIENLRQSWMRGGADNSRSEGAEPP; this is translated from the exons atgagggacctaaaCATCCAATTcgaccaggaggcgttcatcaagaggttcgagctctgccaagagaaggtggccagaaaatttccggagctcgacctcagcttcctaggcgaggagtccgaagacgaggccggtccctcgccagccaccactgctatcgcagcccccttgccggggatgccgagttctccaacccccgcccctgag tgttctgcagaagcacttcccctgcccctggggatcccgctgaagtcgacgatccagcggctgaagaaggaagtccttcacttgacaaagaagtcaaagaagatggaaggcgagcttcgcagattgagagaaggtcattctgaagccaccgcagaggccacccactttcgaaatctccacgtgaaggagatcatggagtatagccggaggaaggcggatttcgcgaaggagctcgcggaatgcaagaagagcaccagcgaccgaatttgggctcaggccgccaagattagcgccctcaaggtggaactgtcgacCGCgatggggaagatcggccagctggggggaagttcgtcccggctcttggctcgggccgacggcgaccaacagtggtcgaagaaggtctccgaccttcagcggcagcttcaggacgccgaggtgagccacgacgtgcatcgggccagctggcgcaggcaggtggaggaatataaagggagactcagggcgacgaccgacgaagtcgcccgtctccagaggcagctggctaacagggctcagcttacttctgcccgggattctgatgagctccagtccctaagaggaaccgtcgaagggatttctgtcgccctcggggaaaagacagccgagctgcaacaactgaagatccaactggcatacgagcagcaggtcgtcacggacgcggaggcggaatccgagatcttgaggaagaggcgtcgagaggcggaggccgagagccagcgacttcgtcgggcgctccaggatgcgctacagagaaggggggagctagaagaagaaattgagaatctaaggcagtcctggatgaggggtggagcagataactctaggtcggagggagcagagcctccttag